AAAATCACGTTGTCTCCTACTCATTGTCGTTTATTTACAAAATTGGTATGTCCGCACTTTAATTAATCGAATACTCGATAATGTGCAGATTAACTTGAGAATATTCAGCATTGCGACAAGTAGTTTTCTGCCTGCCTTAATCATTGTTAGTTGCATACCTAACGCTTTCTAGCTCGTAGCCCGTAGCCCGTTTTCGCGATAGCAAAACACCAACAGGCTTCAAAGCCTGGTGGATTGCCTATCGGCGAATCCACCTTACCGGGTTATTCCATTAGTAATGGAATATAGATGCGTTAATCGGCTCTCCCTTTTTCGCACATCTTGGCGCATTGACTAAACCAAAGGTGACAATGTTTCCACCGTTAATGACACAACTTAATTCTCTGCTGCCATCTTTGGTCTTGGCAATGTAATAGGTATTCGTCATTTCTGTCCGTCTATTCTCGACTGTTACCTCTTGCGGAGAAACGCCGATGATTCCTGCGGTTTCAGAAGCAATACGCTCATTCGAGAGGAGTTGAGAAGTGCATCCTGTAAGCAAAACTCCTATACTCAAGTAAAGCAAATTCATCTTTTTTGACATCGTTACTCCATTGTTGCCCATTGCATAGATCTAGCGGAGTTGGGCATTCACCGTTAAATCGTTTTGTAATTCGTATGACGATCAATTCGCGCATGCCCCAGCCCTGTAGCCCGACATTTTCAGGTTTTAATTGGGTAGCCGGTTTCGGATTGTTGCAATAGCAGAGCAAGATTGCCTCCTAAACACCGGGTAACGATGAAGCTGTTACCCGACCTACCCGGTTCCGCTGGCACTAATCGGTTTAATCGATGAATTCCATGCGGGTTTTAGTTTTGACAAAAACTTGTCAGATTTTATAATTGGCCGATATTCAATTGGCTTTGCCGTACGGAAGTTGCCGTTAGCGCATATCGCTCAAACAAATCCGGCCGGTACAAGCGATTCCCAAAACACCGCTAGTAACGATCAGCATCACGCGCCAATGACTTCATTTTAATTTAAGGGCCGATGCTGATTACAGATCGAAAAAGAGTGATGACAACTCAATTTAGGGGTATTTGATGCAAATTCACGAAAAGCTGAGAGTGATGCGGCAATGGAAAGGCTGGACGCAAGAAGCGCTTGCGGAGAAGCTCGGCTGTGCAGTCAATACTTATGCAAAAATCGAGCGGGGAGAAACAGCTATCAAGTTAGATAAACTGGAAAAAATCGCTCACGCGATTGGCGTGGATACGCAAGAACTGATCGATACCAACGATAAAACGGTCTTTAATTTTGCGGAAAATTGTACGCATAGCAATTTAGCGCACACCATTCTTTTGACTGAAGCTCAATGCGTTCAGGAACTCGAAAAGGCGCATCTGATTATCGATCACCAGAGCAAAGAAATCGATTGGTTAAAAGAAGAAATCTCTCGACTGAAAGAAATCATCGATCTATTGAAACGCGCTAAAACGGCAATTTAGCACGGTAGGATGGGTAGCATGAAGTGAAACCCATTACAACCGGAGTCGCGATAATTGGGTTATGAGCTGAAAATAAATGTATGTCTCCTTTTTGGCTTGCGGCCGAGTATGGGCGTGGGGTTGATGGGTTTCGGCCACGCCTCTACCCATCCTACAGGCTGTTATCCACGTCAAGCGTAAGAGCAAAGTTGTAGGGCGTTTTCGCGATAGCAAAACGCCAACAGACTTCAAAGCAATGGCGGATTGCCTGGCGGCGAATCCCCGCCCTACAAGAGGGCCATAGGATGTGCTGAACGAAGTGAAATGCATCGTTCGTGATCGTTCACGAGAGAGGTGCCCCAAGCGGGACGGGATTGCAATCCCGTCTCTGCCGTTTTAACAATGCAACAAGCCGTGTAGGTCGGGCAACCGCTTTATCGTTGCCCGAGGATCCTGCTTCGGAATGTTGCGCGGGTCTGAAACCCTGTTACCTTTCAAAGCATGGGAAATGTCGGGCACAAAAAACGCGTGCCCGACCTACACGTCTATGGCACCGAGCGAAATAATGAGGCGAATCAAGGGTCGGACATTGAGTTATCTCTTTGAAGAGTTTCCGCATTTGAAGAAGCGTTATTGGGGGCAACACTTTTGGGCGCGAGGGTATTTCTGCGCCACAGTAGGGCAGATGAAGGAAGAGATGATCAAAGATTATTTGGAGCATCATTTTGAACCCAACCCGAACGATAATTTTAAGATGGAGCCGGATTAAGACGCGTCGTTGAGTCGACGCGTATCCGGACTTTCAGTCCGTTACTCGAACCCACCTGCTTTAGCAGGTGGTTGTTTAGTCAATCTGAAAATGCTCTAGCGCATCCAGAAGCCAAAACAATCGTGACGGTCAAAGCACAAGATAGGTCCGAAAATCGGTAGTCTTTCATGACAAGCGGGTTGCTGTGGTCATTTGATATATTTAAACCGTATGATATTAGAATCGATAACTTAGGTTGGCATTCACGTTATGCGTGAGAACTACGTCACCGCCGGTTTCCTGAATGGTTTGCCCCACATACCCCAGGTCCACGCCGAGCTGCCGGTTGAGTTGGAAACTGAATCCCACCATCGCGCGGTTTTCGCTGAAACCCGTCGCCCCGAAACTATTGGCGTTCAGATGGCAGAGCACCTCGTCGCCCAAGTACAGCGACAGTTTCGGATCGATGAATGCCAGGGGAAGCCGGAGCGTGGCCATTTGTCGCAGACGGATACCCACGTTGCCCGTAGACTGGTTGACCCGCTCTTCCAGACGGGTGCGGAGCTTGGCCTTGAAGCGCGCGACCGGAAAGTCGAACAGCAGGTCCTGGTAGGGCCGGCTTTCGTGGTAGTCGGTCTTGCCGAGAGAATGATGCCAATCATGGACATAGCCCAGCCAGACGCTGGCGTAGGAATTGACGGAAAAGCCCATCTGCGCATAGAACTGGTCTTCGTTGAGGCGCCAGGCAGAGGGACTGTCGTCCCGCAGGCGCGTCTGATCGATAAGGGTCCAGCGGAATCCCCGAAGCCCGGGAGAGAAATCGCCGAGCTTTCCGGAAAGAGTGAGCGAACTCCAACTGCCCGCCATGTTTTCCACGGAATCGGCTTGTGCCGTTGCCCCCCACAGGCTGCCCGCCAGCAGGACGAACCCAGCCGATCTGGCGGGCAATTTGTGGAAATGAAGATTGTTTAGCGCTTTGCTAACGATTCCGGACATCGTTGGCATCCGTATTGTTTTGCAAAATTCATAAAAGGGAACGGAGCGAAGCCAGCCGTTCCCTGGATAAATCAAGGCAACACTTTGAGTTGTTTGACCTCCAATTCTTCCGCCTCGCCGAAGTCTTTGTCG
The genomic region above belongs to Methylomicrobium agile and contains:
- a CDS encoding helix-turn-helix domain-containing protein, which codes for MQIHEKLRVMRQWKGWTQEALAEKLGCAVNTYAKIERGETAIKLDKLEKIAHAIGVDTQELIDTNDKTVFNFAENCTHSNLAHTILLTEAQCVQELEKAHLIIDHQSKEIDWLKEEISRLKEIIDLLKRAKTAI
- a CDS encoding DUF2490 domain-containing protein: MSGIVSKALNNLHFHKLPARSAGFVLLAGSLWGATAQADSVENMAGSWSSLTLSGKLGDFSPGLRGFRWTLIDQTRLRDDSPSAWRLNEDQFYAQMGFSVNSYASVWLGYVHDWHHSLGKTDYHESRPYQDLLFDFPVARFKAKLRTRLEERVNQSTGNVGIRLRQMATLRLPLAFIDPKLSLYLGDEVLCHLNANSFGATGFSENRAMVGFSFQLNRQLGVDLGYVGQTIQETGGDVVLTHNVNANLSYRF